Proteins encoded within one genomic window of Citricoccus muralis:
- a CDS encoding BCCT family transporter yields MLTKLHDSLRLRTSPAIFFSSAAVIILFVVATIAFTEPLDRAVSGASDWLLSNFGWFYILGVTLFLAFLLFIAVGRFGRVKLGPDDEAPEHSGAAWFGMLFAAGIGSILMFWGVAEPVSHFGDPPRGPSLGIEPGTEAAATDAMNFTFYHFTLHTWTIFTLPALCFAYFIHKRNLPPRVSSIFQPILGDGIHGPIGKFIDVVAIVGTVFGIAVSIGLGTLQINGGLNQLFGVPESAVWQLVIIGIVGGLAMISVALGLDKGIKVLSNVNIWMAVGLLVFVLVAGGSTLFVLKGTIESLGTYIVNLPELAFWNDTFADSGWQNGWTVFYWAWTITWSPFVGLFIARISKGRTVRQFVSGVLAVPAGFSVLWFGIFGMSAIDIELNGDGGLVERVVDDGDIPGALFAFLEHYPAGFLISVLSIVLVVTFFVTSVDSAALVTDTMANGHEDFNPLGQRIFWAVAIGLITATLLVFSGTGGLEALESTIILVGLPFFVFAYFQMYALYRALREDAGEMPPVRTRRWKKVLPPEELARREEEDEHDTSDVVVEPEAVGEAPVMVDPYLPEDDAEQESTGTSAPPLVDDLTRRVGRGGTLPARTDTARKTYVNARDVHQTTQQTEES; encoded by the coding sequence ATGTTGACAAAACTCCATGATTCGTTGAGATTACGGACCTCGCCGGCGATTTTCTTCAGTTCGGCGGCCGTGATCATCCTGTTCGTGGTCGCCACCATCGCGTTCACCGAGCCCCTGGACCGGGCGGTGAGTGGGGCCTCAGACTGGCTGCTGTCCAACTTCGGCTGGTTCTACATTCTCGGGGTGACCCTGTTCCTGGCCTTCCTGCTTTTCATTGCGGTGGGACGGTTCGGCCGCGTCAAACTCGGTCCCGACGACGAAGCCCCAGAACACTCCGGAGCCGCCTGGTTCGGCATGCTTTTCGCCGCGGGCATCGGCTCCATCCTGATGTTCTGGGGTGTGGCTGAACCGGTGAGCCACTTCGGCGACCCGCCGCGCGGGCCCTCCCTGGGCATCGAGCCCGGCACCGAAGCCGCCGCCACCGACGCCATGAACTTCACGTTCTACCACTTCACCCTGCACACCTGGACGATCTTCACCCTGCCCGCACTGTGCTTCGCCTACTTCATCCACAAGCGGAACCTGCCGCCGCGGGTGTCCTCGATCTTCCAACCCATCCTCGGTGACGGAATCCACGGCCCGATCGGCAAGTTCATCGACGTCGTCGCCATTGTCGGCACCGTGTTCGGCATCGCAGTCTCCATCGGCCTGGGCACCCTGCAGATCAACGGCGGCCTCAACCAGCTCTTCGGGGTCCCCGAATCCGCCGTCTGGCAGCTGGTGATCATCGGTATCGTCGGCGGCCTGGCCATGATCTCGGTCGCGCTGGGGCTCGACAAGGGCATTAAGGTGCTCTCCAACGTCAACATCTGGATGGCCGTGGGGTTGCTGGTGTTCGTGCTCGTGGCCGGCGGCTCCACTCTGTTCGTGCTCAAGGGCACCATCGAGTCGCTGGGCACCTACATCGTGAACCTTCCGGAGCTGGCGTTTTGGAACGACACCTTCGCCGACTCGGGATGGCAGAACGGCTGGACCGTGTTCTACTGGGCCTGGACCATCACCTGGTCGCCCTTCGTGGGTCTCTTCATCGCCCGCATTTCGAAGGGCCGCACCGTGCGCCAGTTCGTCTCCGGCGTGTTGGCCGTGCCCGCTGGCTTCTCGGTGCTGTGGTTCGGCATCTTCGGCATGTCCGCCATCGACATTGAGCTCAACGGCGACGGCGGACTGGTGGAACGCGTCGTCGACGACGGCGATATTCCGGGCGCGCTCTTCGCGTTCCTGGAGCACTACCCGGCCGGGTTCCTGATTTCGGTGCTCTCCATCGTGCTGGTGGTCACCTTCTTCGTGACCTCCGTGGACTCCGCGGCCCTGGTCACTGACACGATGGCCAACGGGCATGAGGACTTCAACCCGCTGGGCCAGCGCATTTTCTGGGCGGTGGCCATCGGCCTGATCACCGCCACCTTGCTCGTGTTCTCCGGCACTGGTGGACTGGAGGCGCTGGAATCCACCATCATCCTCGTGGGACTGCCGTTCTTCGTGTTCGCCTACTTCCAGATGTACGCACTGTACCGGGCGCTGCGCGAAGACGCCGGGGAGATGCCCCCGGTGCGCACCCGTCGCTGGAAGAAAGTGCTGCCGCCCGAGGAGCTCGCCCGCCGAGAGGAGGAAGACGAGCACGACACCAGCGATGTGGTGGTCGAACCAGAGGCGGTCGGCGAGGCTCCCGTCATGGTTGACCCGTACCTGCCCGAGGACGACGCAGAGCAGGAATCAACGGGGACCAGCGCCCCGCCGCTGGTGGACGACCTTACCCGACGGGTGGGTCGCGGCGGTACCCTGCCAGCCCGCACCGACACCGCGCGCAAAACCTATGTGAATGCCCGCGACGTCCACCAGACCACGCAACAGACCGAGGAGAGCTAA
- a CDS encoding sugar phosphate isomerase/epimerase family protein, translating to MPEPRGADLSGAERTPIRPIPVTLSSSSVFTLHPQHVFAMAQDLGYDGIEMMVTQSAWSQDPVRLDQLSEQHEMPIHSIHAPTLLFTQQVWGSAWNKIARSADMARELGAELVVVHPPFRWQGSYARDFAEGIRDIMEATGIMITVENMYPWKVRGREAKMYLPHHDPVPLDYDFVTWDFSHAASAEADSLAAFRLLGERLRHVHLTDGTNTGKDDHLLPGHGAQPVAECLQFLGASGFTGSVCVEVSTRNAKYAGQREEMLAESLNFARRHLALGQRQARQQHQNQTPRETQEHP from the coding sequence GTGCCTGAGCCACGAGGAGCCGACCTTTCCGGCGCGGAGCGTACCCCGATTCGCCCGATTCCGGTGACGCTTTCGTCGTCGTCGGTGTTCACGTTGCACCCGCAGCATGTTTTCGCCATGGCCCAGGATCTGGGGTATGACGGCATCGAAATGATGGTGACCCAGAGTGCCTGGTCGCAGGACCCGGTGCGTCTGGACCAGCTCTCCGAACAGCACGAAATGCCCATCCACTCGATCCACGCCCCCACCCTGCTCTTCACTCAGCAGGTCTGGGGTTCGGCCTGGAACAAGATCGCCCGCAGCGCGGACATGGCCCGTGAACTCGGGGCCGAACTGGTGGTGGTACATCCGCCGTTCCGCTGGCAGGGCAGCTACGCCCGGGATTTTGCCGAGGGCATCCGCGACATCATGGAGGCCACCGGCATCATGATCACCGTGGAGAACATGTACCCATGGAAAGTGCGCGGCCGCGAAGCCAAAATGTATCTGCCCCACCACGACCCGGTGCCCCTGGACTACGACTTCGTGACCTGGGATTTCTCCCACGCAGCCTCCGCTGAAGCGGACTCGCTGGCTGCTTTTCGACTGCTCGGCGAGCGGCTGCGCCACGTGCACCTCACCGACGGCACGAACACCGGTAAGGACGACCACCTGCTGCCCGGCCACGGCGCTCAGCCGGTGGCCGAGTGCCTGCAGTTTTTGGGCGCCTCCGGCTTCACCGGCTCGGTGTGCGTGGAGGTCAGCACCCGCAACGCCAAATATGCCGGGCAGCGCGAGGAGATGCTCGCCGAATCACTGAACTTCGCCCGCCGCCACCTCGCCCTCGGGCAGCGCCAAGCCCGCCAACAGCACCAGAACCAGACCCCGAGAGAAACACAGGAGCACCCATGA
- the topA gene encoding type I DNA topoisomerase — MPAKKAAPSTDEGIKLVIVESPAKSKSIAKYLGEGWVVDASAGHIRDLPRPSDLPAEMKKGPYGKFAVDTESGFQPYYVVYPDKKKRVTELKRAMKDASALYLATDADREGEAIAWHLLDVLKPKVPVYRMTFTEITKEGIARGLENVREIDQDLVDAQETRRILDRLFGYEISPVLWRKVAPGLSAGRVQSVATRLVVERERERMAFVPAAYWDLTADFVTRADGATSTQATETFQARLSAVDGTRVAAGRDFDDAGQLKPASKSKVVHLDQATAEALVAGLTDADFAVTSVEDKPYKRRPAAPFTTSTLQQEASRKLRFSSRVTMQVAQRLYENGYITYMRTDSVTLSDEAINAARRQATELYGADSVPQAKRYYTSRNAGAQEAHEAIRPAGDYFRTPAQVSSALSADEFRLYELIWKRTIASQMADATGYTATVKVVGEAVVDNSTRAAEFSASGTVITFPGFLAAYEEGKDTSQDSSGESGKDGAKDEKSKRLPDLSVGQGLDAEELTADGHETTPPPRYTEASIVAELEKREIGRPSTYAPTISTIMDRGYVNKRGNALVPSWTAFSVIRLLEEHFGRYVDYDFTARMEDDLDQIAAGEIQREAWLQNFYFGADDAETGLRNVVENLGDIDARAVNSIPVTDAITLRVGKFGPYLERDGGPEAEEPQRANVPEDLPPDELTPEKAEELFATAGPSEVDLGVDAESGYQIVAKDGRYGPYVTEVVPELTEEQIQAHMDAQPVEYYKNGKPKPKKKPKKVKPRTASLLKSQSLETITLEDALKLLALPRTVGEDAEGEVITAQNGRFGPYLKKGTDSRSLESEEQIFTITLEEALAIYAQPKQRGRGTAKPPIAEFAPDPVSGKKVTIKEGRFGPYVTDGVTNITVPRATAPESVTAEQAYQLLAEKRAKGPVKRGGRKTAAKK; from the coding sequence GTGCCTGCCAAAAAAGCCGCGCCATCCACCGATGAAGGCATCAAGCTGGTCATAGTGGAGTCACCTGCCAAGTCCAAATCCATCGCCAAATACCTCGGCGAAGGATGGGTGGTCGACGCGTCTGCCGGGCACATTCGTGACCTACCGCGCCCCTCGGATCTGCCGGCGGAGATGAAAAAAGGGCCCTACGGGAAGTTCGCCGTAGACACCGAGTCCGGTTTCCAGCCCTACTACGTGGTCTACCCGGACAAGAAGAAGCGTGTCACCGAGCTCAAACGCGCCATGAAAGACGCCTCCGCTCTCTACCTCGCCACCGACGCCGACCGCGAAGGTGAAGCGATTGCCTGGCACCTGCTGGACGTGCTCAAGCCCAAAGTCCCCGTGTACCGGATGACCTTCACCGAAATCACCAAAGAAGGCATAGCCCGTGGTCTAGAAAACGTCCGCGAGATCGACCAGGACCTGGTGGATGCCCAGGAGACCCGGCGCATTCTGGACCGGCTCTTCGGCTACGAGATCTCCCCGGTGCTCTGGCGCAAGGTCGCTCCCGGCCTGTCCGCCGGGCGCGTGCAGTCCGTGGCCACCCGCCTGGTGGTCGAGCGAGAACGCGAGCGCATGGCGTTCGTCCCCGCCGCATACTGGGACCTCACCGCTGACTTCGTGACCCGTGCGGACGGTGCCACCAGCACGCAGGCGACCGAAACGTTCCAGGCCCGCCTGTCGGCCGTGGACGGCACCCGGGTGGCCGCCGGTCGAGATTTCGACGACGCCGGTCAGCTGAAGCCCGCCTCGAAGTCCAAGGTCGTGCACCTGGACCAGGCCACCGCCGAAGCACTGGTTGCTGGACTGACTGACGCAGATTTTGCGGTGACCTCCGTAGAGGACAAGCCCTACAAGCGTCGGCCGGCCGCGCCCTTCACTACCTCGACCCTGCAACAGGAGGCCTCGCGCAAGCTGCGGTTCTCCTCACGGGTGACCATGCAGGTGGCCCAGCGACTCTACGAAAACGGCTACATCACCTATATGCGTACCGACTCGGTGACGCTCTCCGACGAGGCCATCAACGCAGCCCGCCGTCAGGCTACGGAACTGTACGGGGCGGACTCGGTGCCGCAGGCCAAGCGGTACTACACCTCCCGTAACGCCGGCGCCCAGGAAGCTCACGAAGCGATCCGCCCCGCCGGTGACTATTTCCGCACCCCAGCCCAGGTGTCTTCGGCCCTGAGCGCTGATGAGTTCCGGCTCTACGAACTGATCTGGAAGCGCACCATCGCCTCCCAGATGGCCGACGCCACCGGCTACACCGCCACCGTGAAGGTGGTCGGCGAGGCTGTGGTGGACAACAGCACCCGCGCCGCCGAGTTCTCCGCCTCCGGCACCGTGATCACCTTCCCCGGTTTCCTCGCCGCCTACGAAGAGGGCAAGGACACGAGCCAGGACTCGAGTGGTGAGTCGGGCAAGGACGGCGCGAAGGACGAGAAATCCAAGCGACTTCCGGATCTCTCCGTGGGCCAGGGGCTCGACGCCGAAGAGCTCACCGCCGACGGCCACGAGACCACCCCGCCGCCGCGCTACACGGAAGCCTCCATTGTCGCGGAGCTGGAGAAGCGCGAAATCGGGCGCCCCTCCACCTACGCCCCGACCATCTCCACCATCATGGACCGCGGCTACGTCAATAAGCGTGGCAACGCCCTGGTGCCCTCTTGGACCGCGTTCAGCGTGATCCGACTGCTCGAGGAACACTTCGGCCGCTACGTCGACTACGACTTCACCGCGCGCATGGAGGACGACCTCGACCAGATCGCCGCCGGTGAGATCCAGCGCGAAGCCTGGCTGCAGAACTTCTACTTTGGTGCCGACGACGCCGAAACCGGGTTGCGCAACGTCGTCGAGAACCTGGGCGATATTGACGCCCGCGCGGTGAACTCCATTCCGGTGACCGATGCGATCACCCTGCGGGTGGGCAAATTCGGCCCGTACCTGGAGCGCGACGGCGGACCGGAGGCCGAGGAGCCGCAGCGTGCCAACGTGCCCGAAGACCTGCCGCCGGACGAGCTGACCCCGGAGAAAGCCGAAGAGCTCTTCGCCACCGCCGGACCCTCGGAAGTCGATCTTGGCGTCGACGCCGAATCCGGATACCAAATTGTGGCCAAGGACGGCCGCTACGGCCCGTATGTCACCGAGGTGGTGCCGGAGCTCACCGAAGAACAAATCCAGGCTCACATGGATGCACAGCCGGTCGAGTACTACAAGAACGGCAAGCCCAAGCCGAAGAAGAAGCCCAAGAAGGTCAAGCCGCGCACCGCTTCCTTGTTGAAATCGCAGTCGCTGGAGACCATCACCCTGGAGGACGCGCTGAAGCTGTTGGCCCTGCCGCGCACCGTGGGTGAGGACGCCGAAGGTGAGGTGATCACCGCGCAGAACGGCCGGTTCGGTCCGTACTTGAAGAAAGGCACTGATTCCCGCTCCCTGGAGTCCGAGGAACAGATCTTCACGATCACCCTGGAGGAAGCCCTCGCCATTTACGCCCAACCCAAGCAGCGCGGGCGCGGGACGGCCAAGCCCCCGATTGCGGAATTCGCACCGGACCCGGTGTCCGGTAAGAAGGTCACCATCAAAGAGGGTCGGTTCGGGCCCTACGTCACCGACGGGGTCACCAACATCACTGTGCCCCGCGCCACCGCCCCCGAATCCGTGACCGCCGAGCAGGCGTATCAACTGCTCGCCGAGAAGCGGGCCAAGGGACCGGTCAAGCGCGGCGGGCGCAAAACCGCCGCGAAGAAGTAA
- a CDS encoding Ppx/GppA family phosphatase, producing MRLGVLDIGSNTVHLLLVDAHPGARPTAYADHKRPLSLIRRLDDDGAITAEGVQDLIGFIREAVAFAERNGAEDMIAFCTSAIRESANGAEVLEEVTRTSGVHLAELTGDQEAAMTYFAVRRWHGWHVEHLLNFDIGGGSFEISYGVDELPSRAVSVPLGAQRLTRDFLDSADPPKPKALKKIRKHIETVLAEQVPGFPALPAGTVVTGTSKTFRSLARIAGAAPYSDGPFVPRYLELQDLRRWNSRLSTMTVEERSELPGVSELRAPQILAGGLVAEAALRAFGVERILICPWALREGLIMGRLDALLMDGVIGREVEPWVGHVNLTPGSQAPGFSVGVVGA from the coding sequence ATGCGTCTAGGAGTCCTGGACATCGGATCGAACACGGTCCACCTTTTGCTCGTGGACGCCCACCCGGGCGCGCGCCCCACAGCTTACGCGGATCACAAACGGCCGCTGTCACTGATTCGTCGTCTCGACGACGATGGGGCCATCACGGCCGAAGGTGTGCAGGATTTGATCGGGTTCATCCGCGAGGCGGTGGCCTTCGCCGAGCGTAACGGCGCCGAGGACATGATCGCGTTCTGTACCTCCGCCATCCGAGAATCGGCCAATGGCGCCGAAGTGCTCGAGGAAGTCACCCGCACCAGCGGGGTGCACCTGGCCGAGCTCACCGGTGACCAAGAAGCGGCGATGACCTACTTCGCGGTGCGACGCTGGCACGGCTGGCATGTGGAGCATCTGCTGAATTTCGACATCGGCGGCGGCTCCTTCGAAATCTCCTACGGCGTCGACGAGCTCCCCTCCCGCGCGGTCTCCGTGCCGTTGGGTGCCCAACGGCTGACCCGCGACTTCCTGGACTCGGCCGACCCGCCCAAGCCCAAGGCGCTGAAGAAAATCCGCAAGCACATCGAGACCGTGCTGGCCGAGCAGGTACCGGGTTTCCCCGCGCTGCCTGCTGGGACGGTGGTGACGGGCACCTCGAAGACGTTCCGCTCCCTGGCACGCATCGCCGGGGCGGCCCCCTATTCCGATGGCCCCTTCGTGCCCCGCTACCTGGAACTGCAGGATTTGCGCCGCTGGAACAGCCGACTGTCCACCATGACCGTGGAAGAGCGCTCCGAGCTGCCCGGCGTCTCGGAATTGCGTGCCCCGCAGATTCTTGCGGGCGGACTGGTGGCCGAGGCGGCGCTGCGCGCGTTCGGCGTCGAGCGGATCTTGATCTGCCCGTGGGCCCTGCGAGAAGGTCTGATCATGGGACGTCTCGACGCGTTGCTGATGGACGGGGTGATCGGCCGCGAGGTCGAACCCTGGGTCGGGCACGTGAACCTGACGCCGGGCAGCCAAGCGCCCGGATTCTCGGTGGGGGTTGTCGGTGCCTGA
- a CDS encoding ArsR/SmtB family transcription factor, with protein sequence MNTTITDPSQMRALAHEVRLEALDELYATSSPRTATQLAARCGVTAPAMSYHLRVLEKYGFIERAEESADGREKLWRPVGTELVLRPDASTAGKFAIVDRQFARQRRRITDELTRRAQEERPVDEPRTPVMTNGTVKLSEEDRAEFMSRMYALLDEFEDRSRARRDDDDAQRVYYLVSLVAEHAARVGEQTAPR encoded by the coding sequence ATGAACACCACCATCACCGATCCCTCGCAGATGCGCGCCCTGGCCCACGAGGTCCGGCTCGAAGCGCTGGACGAGCTCTACGCCACGTCCAGCCCGCGCACCGCCACCCAGTTGGCGGCGCGCTGCGGCGTGACCGCCCCCGCGATGAGCTACCACCTGCGGGTGCTCGAAAAGTACGGGTTCATCGAGCGTGCCGAGGAATCCGCCGATGGTCGGGAAAAGCTCTGGCGTCCCGTCGGGACCGAGCTGGTGTTGCGCCCGGACGCCAGCACCGCCGGCAAATTCGCTATCGTCGACCGGCAATTCGCCCGGCAGCGCCGCCGCATTACTGACGAGCTCACCCGCCGCGCCCAAGAAGAACGGCCTGTCGATGAGCCGCGCACCCCGGTGATGACCAACGGCACCGTGAAGCTCTCCGAAGAAGACCGCGCCGAGTTCATGTCGCGCATGTACGCGCTCCTGGACGAGTTCGAGGATCGGTCCCGGGCTCGCCGCGATGACGACGACGCCCAACGCGTCTACTACCTGGTCTCGCTGGTGGCTGAACACGCCGCGCGCGTCGGGGAGCAGACCGCGCCCCGGTGA
- a CDS encoding potassium channel family protein yields MLLIGLGRFGSAVAEQLIHQGREVMAIEKDRTLVQRYSGMLTHVVEADAADIEALKQLGAEDFSVAVVGVGTSIESSVLITVNLVDLGLEHVWAKAITPSHGTILRRIGAHHVTYPEHDAGVRTAHLVSGRMLDFIDFNDGYAIVKMFPPADVVGKPLEDARIRTKFGVTVVGVKSPGEAFVNAQPDTIIGPKDVIIVSGRAEKIEKLAERL; encoded by the coding sequence GTGTTGCTGATCGGGTTGGGCCGGTTCGGTTCCGCCGTCGCCGAGCAACTCATCCATCAGGGCCGGGAGGTGATGGCCATCGAGAAAGACCGCACTCTGGTGCAACGATACTCCGGGATGCTCACCCACGTGGTGGAGGCCGACGCCGCAGATATCGAAGCCTTGAAGCAGCTGGGGGCGGAGGATTTTTCGGTGGCGGTGGTCGGGGTGGGCACCTCCATCGAGTCCTCGGTGTTGATCACGGTGAACCTGGTGGATCTGGGCCTCGAGCATGTGTGGGCGAAAGCCATTACCCCGTCCCACGGCACCATTCTGCGGCGCATCGGCGCCCACCATGTGACCTACCCCGAGCACGACGCCGGGGTGCGCACCGCCCATCTGGTCTCGGGGCGGATGTTGGACTTCATCGACTTCAACGACGGCTATGCGATCGTGAAAATGTTCCCGCCGGCCGATGTGGTGGGCAAGCCGCTGGAGGACGCCCGTATCCGCACCAAATTCGGGGTGACCGTGGTGGGTGTGAAGTCGCCGGGCGAAGCGTTCGTTAATGCGCAACCGGACACGATCATCGGTCCAAAGGACGTGATCATCGTGTCCGGTCGCGCGGAGAAGATCGAGAAGCTCGCCGAGCGGCTCTAG
- a CDS encoding DUF7059 domain-containing protein, giving the protein MSVEAPYARPEALELISALEEDLHQIGYTVDAVGELLGPMATTALDREQAVPAREIISRLLGETDAAPLAALIGAWMLGDPVPVTVLNRALPRTTAEGAARLCLGEVREHLFYPTVDLSPYSTDVTGDLWVASDQTALQRRTALPDDHVLGIGGASLTLAGVTIRRQVATALDVGVGCGVQTLHLLAHADHVTATDLSERALDFTRFNLLLNAPQLDLDRDRLSERVTLLQGNLLEPVAGQEFDLVVSNPPFVIAPQQSERVHTYRETGRQGDDLVAELISTVGSVLAPGGTAQLLANWEIPADTEASTGTAAWDTRPRSWVAASEAPLDAWIIQRDHHDPAGYAELWLQDSSETLDDDAYQRAYRRYLDDFARRDISAIGFGYVWLRRADLSDRAAPLLRTEQLLHPIAQPLGPAWGEAIEIWDALADPSAVRALHPVVPFHVTEERHQHFGADHPEIIMARQGAGFQRSRPVDTALAGLLSAADGELSAGQLLSAVSAILDLDDATVRELEAALVELALEGYVTFGTSEPPGGVD; this is encoded by the coding sequence ATGAGCGTGGAAGCACCCTACGCGCGCCCGGAGGCGCTCGAACTGATCAGCGCCCTGGAAGAAGACCTGCACCAGATCGGCTACACGGTCGACGCGGTGGGGGAGCTGCTAGGCCCGATGGCCACCACGGCGCTGGACCGCGAACAAGCCGTGCCCGCACGCGAGATCATCTCCCGCCTGCTGGGTGAAACCGACGCCGCACCGCTGGCCGCCCTGATCGGCGCCTGGATGCTTGGGGACCCGGTCCCCGTCACCGTGCTGAACCGCGCCCTGCCCCGCACCACCGCCGAGGGTGCGGCACGGCTGTGCCTGGGGGAGGTGCGCGAGCACCTCTTCTACCCCACCGTGGATCTCTCCCCTTATTCCACCGATGTCACCGGAGATCTCTGGGTGGCCTCCGACCAAACCGCGTTGCAGCGCCGCACCGCACTGCCCGATGATCACGTGCTCGGCATCGGCGGGGCCTCCCTCACCCTGGCCGGGGTCACCATCCGCCGTCAGGTCGCCACCGCGCTTGACGTCGGCGTCGGGTGCGGGGTGCAGACCCTGCACCTGCTGGCCCACGCCGACCACGTCACCGCCACCGACCTCTCCGAACGCGCCCTGGACTTCACTCGCTTTAACCTGCTGCTGAACGCGCCCCAGCTGGACCTGGACCGCGATCGACTTTCTGAGCGGGTCACCCTGTTGCAGGGCAACCTGCTCGAACCGGTGGCCGGCCAGGAATTCGACCTGGTGGTGTCCAACCCGCCCTTCGTTATCGCGCCACAGCAATCGGAGCGCGTGCACACCTACCGTGAGACCGGCCGCCAGGGTGATGACCTGGTGGCGGAACTGATCTCTACCGTCGGCTCCGTACTCGCCCCCGGTGGCACCGCCCAATTGCTGGCTAACTGGGAAATCCCGGCCGATACTGAGGCATCCACTGGAACCGCCGCGTGGGATACCCGCCCGCGCAGCTGGGTGGCTGCGTCGGAGGCGCCCCTGGACGCCTGGATCATCCAGCGCGACCACCACGACCCGGCCGGTTACGCCGAACTGTGGCTCCAGGACTCCTCCGAAACCCTTGACGACGACGCCTACCAGCGCGCCTACCGTCGCTACCTGGATGACTTCGCCCGCCGTGACATCTCCGCGATCGGCTTCGGCTACGTGTGGCTGCGCCGGGCCGATCTCTCGGACCGGGCAGCACCACTGCTGCGCACCGAGCAGCTCCTGCACCCCATAGCCCAACCGCTGGGCCCGGCCTGGGGTGAGGCGATTGAGATCTGGGACGCGCTCGCCGACCCGTCCGCGGTGCGTGCCCTGCACCCGGTCGTGCCCTTCCACGTCACCGAAGAGCGCCACCAGCATTTCGGAGCCGACCATCCGGAGATCATCATGGCCCGGCAGGGCGCCGGATTCCAGCGCTCACGACCGGTGGACACCGCGCTGGCCGGATTGCTATCGGCCGCCGACGGTGAACTGAGCGCCGGGCAGCTGCTCTCCGCGGTCTCGGCCATTCTTGACCTCGACGACGCCACCGTCCGCGAACTGGAAGCGGCCCTCGTAGAGCTCGCCCTCGAGGGCTATGTGACCTTCGGCACATCGGAGCCGCCCGGCGGGGTAGACTGA
- the proC gene encoding pyrroline-5-carboxylate reductase, whose translation MSLTPSTTVSFIGLGNMNSAVLEGLLAGGHDPESVRATVGRVLSAETKSTRYGIAVTATEDHTEANREVANAHLVVLGVKPKAIVEVCEEIAPALSPDTVVVSVAAGISIDSMASRLPAGQPIVRAMPNTPLAVQQGAVGLAASAEVTESQLEAARGLFEQAGTVVVVPESQIDLVAGISGSGPAYFFHLAELLAQTAVEHGMDADVAEQLASATLAGAGRMIATQNASAAELRENITSPQGTTEAALRSFTEDDLSGVVARGIAANIRRSEELSAEFGS comes from the coding sequence ATGAGCCTCACTCCCTCCACCACCGTCAGCTTCATCGGGCTGGGCAACATGAACTCGGCCGTGCTGGAGGGACTGCTCGCCGGCGGGCACGATCCCGAATCGGTGCGCGCCACCGTAGGGCGGGTGCTTTCCGCCGAGACGAAGTCCACCCGCTACGGCATTGCGGTCACCGCGACCGAGGACCACACGGAAGCTAACCGGGAGGTCGCCAACGCTCACCTCGTGGTGCTCGGGGTCAAGCCCAAGGCCATAGTGGAGGTTTGCGAGGAGATCGCTCCTGCCCTGAGTCCGGACACCGTGGTGGTTTCCGTGGCGGCCGGCATCAGCATCGACTCGATGGCGTCCCGGCTGCCCGCGGGCCAGCCGATCGTGCGCGCCATGCCGAACACTCCGCTGGCCGTGCAGCAGGGTGCGGTGGGGCTCGCTGCTTCGGCCGAGGTCACCGAGTCTCAGCTGGAGGCCGCACGCGGGCTGTTTGAACAGGCAGGCACTGTTGTCGTGGTGCCCGAATCACAGATCGACCTGGTGGCTGGTATCTCTGGCTCCGGGCCCGCCTACTTCTTCCACCTGGCCGAGCTGCTGGCCCAGACGGCGGTGGAGCACGGCATGGACGCGGACGTCGCTGAACAGCTGGCCTCCGCCACGCTGGCCGGCGCGGGCCGGATGATCGCCACCCAGAACGCCTCGGCCGCCGAACTGCGTGAGAACATCACCAGCCCGCAGGGCACCACCGAGGCCGCGCTGCGCAGCTTCACCGAGGACGATCTCTCCGGGGTCGTAGCCCGCGGCATTGCGGCCAATATCCGCCGCTCGGAGGAACTCTCCGCCGAATTCGGGAGCTGA